The region AAAAGATTACGAAAAAGCAAAACAATATTTACCAAATCCAGAAGCATACGATTTTAAGAAAATCTTAAACTGGAACTAAAAAATTAAAAATAATACAATGGCACAATTTTCAAGATTAGAAGTGGCTCAAGCAATGAAAGATACAGGAATGATTCCTTTATTTTTCCACAGTGATATTGAGTTAAGTAAAAAAGTATTAAAAGCTTGTTACGATGGTGGAGCAAGATTAATGGAATTCACAGCTCGTGGAGATTTCGCTCACGAAGTTTTTGGTGAATTAACAAAATACGCTATTGCAGAATTACCTGGAATGATTATGGGTGTAGGTTCTGTAACAGATGGTGCAGCTGCATCTTTATATATGGCTTTAGGAGCTAACTTTATTGTAACTCCTGTGTTAAGAGAAGATATTGCAATTGCATGTAACCGTAAAAAAGTATTATGGTCTCCTGGTTGTGGTACATTATCAGAAATTGCTAGAGCAGAAGAGTTAGGATGTGAAATCGTAAAACTTTTCCCTGGTGATATTTACGGACCTAAATTTGTTAAAGGAATTAAAGGCCCACAACCTTGGACAAGCGTTATGCCTACAGGTGGTGTGTCTCCAACAGAAGAAAACTTAAAAGGTTGGTTTGATGCTGGAGTGACTTGTGTTGGTATGGGGTCTCAATTAATATCTAAAGATATTATTGCAAATAAAGATTACGCAAAATTAGAGCAAGATGTAAAAAATGCTTTAGCAATCGTAAAAGCGGTTAGAAAATAATCGTTTTAATACATATTTTAAAAAAAGAACTGTTTTTTTAAAAAGACAGTTCTTTTTTTGTCTTTAAATTAGTAGCTGCTGTTAATTTAATGTTTTTAACACCGAAAATTATTGATTTACAAAGTCTAATAAAATACAGTAAATATTTTTTTAAATTTATATAAAATAATGTTGTGTAGTTTTATAAAGTCTTATATATTTGCACAGCTTTTCAGAAACATGGTTTTCTAAATAAAAGCAATTTCAGAACAGTAATGTTCGTGAATGGTGGCATAGCTCAGTTGGATAGAGCACCTGCCTTCTAAGCAGGCGGTCGAAGGTTCGAATCCTTCTGCCATCACAAAAAAGCTTTCGAGAAATCGAAAGCTTTTTTTGTTTTAGTATACTTCCATATTATCCATCTTTTTTTTATTAAAAATTACAACCTAGTCAATAGTCAACAGTTCATTATTATAATAATCTTATAACTCTCTATGGATTGTTATAAATACACTTTATATTATTATAATACAAATTCACTCTCTCGATTTATAATCTCTGCAATTATTTAATACCATTGAATCGTCTTTAATAAATATAATTTTAATACTTAAAATGAGGCCAAAAATCGATCTATAAGTAGGTGGGTTTTAAGGGTTAAATTACCATTAAATTTAGGTTAGATTTTATATTTTATTAACAGCATGTTTTAGTGTGTTTTTTTTAGTAAAAACATGTGATTTTTAATTGGATTTTAGAAGGGTGCCGACGAAAACGTTTGAATATTTTTAAGTAGGTTTTTTCTTATTTATAATAATTCTAATTTTCTTCAAGTTCTTTGTTTTTAGGAGTTTTCAGATAATTTAATCCTTGAAACTATTAGTTTTTTATCTCTATTTTAACTAAATTTACAAGAGTAATAAGGTACATTATTTTATGATTTTTAGAGGTTGAATTTAACATGGAATTTAGCGAGTAAATTATAGTAAAAATTGATCTAATAAATTGTAAAAAAAATCAGGTGTTAAGTTTGTTTTTTTAGCCGCTTTTTTTGACTATAAAATGTATTGTTAACGCGTAATGTATTACTCTAAAATTATCGATTTTAAATTTACATATAACATGAGTAGAGAAAAGAAAACGAATACAGAAGCTGTTATTCGAAGCAGAAAAGACACGATTCGGTACATCAACCTTCAGCTTGCTGCTTTGGGACAACCTATTTATCACGACGACGAGAATGCAGAAATAGCATTTAGTAATCCTAATTTTCAAAAATTAACTAATGGATTAATTAAAAGTTTTCGTGAAAAATCGAGAATTCTGTCAGATCATTTATCACCTGTAGATAATCGTATACAAACTTTTATAGATGATTATTTAAAAGATATAACGTTTGATGCCCCTTTAAAAATACCAAATAACACTTTAGTATTAAATCAAGCCGGACATGCTCGCGAGGTGAGTTTGCCTCCAAATGGAGATCGTTTTGTAAGTGAAGATGTTACGTCGTATAGAGTAAAACAAGGTGTATTAAATAATCCTATTCATGACAAAAGAACCACTAAAGGTACATTCCATATTGTTGAAGGGCCTTTACCGGTGCCTTTAGATAAATTTGAAGTCCCAAAAATTACTTTTGCGCATTTATTAGATGCAGCGCTTAAACCTTCTTCTGAATTAAAAACGTTACCGTTTACATCTAAACAGAAGGAACAAGCAGAAGTTATGGTGTCTATGTTAATGAGACCCATGGTATGTCCAGAAGTTAAAGGTGTAATTACCAAAAAGAGTCTAGAAGTGCGTTTCTTTGCTCCAGGGAGTTTAGTGAGTAATTTAGATTTTGTGGAAGCTATTTTTGGTAATGCAGGAGATCCTTCGTTAGTGCAAAATGATGCAGCATTAGATACAGAACATTGGACAGGACATACAGGGTGTATTATTTTGGCACCTCAATTAAAAACGCTTAAGAAAAAAGATGTAGGCTTACCACATTTTGATGATGCTACGGAACGTCAAAGAAACGACGGTATGTGTTGGAAAGATGCAGATGAGTTGTATAATGATGGTGGTGCTTTTAAAATTACGTGTAGAGATGATAGAGGTGTTGTGGTAACTTTAATAGCAGATAATTACTACGGATATTCTAAAAAGGAAATTAAAACCCAAATTAGCTATTCTGCTAACTTATTTGGTTTGGTAGAGGAAGAACACTCAGGAGGAGCTGTAGCGTACCCAAGAGGTGTAATGGGAGATATTGTTAATGGTGCTGGTTGGAATAGAAAATATGGAAATAAATATACCTTTGAAGATGTAAAAACTCTTTTAGGAGATAGAATTGATGTTAAAGAGGGACATTATGCCATAGATAAGAAATATCCAAACATTGTATATGTGCCTGAAAATGCATACATAAATACGAATACAAACGATGTTACTTGGACATATAATGGAAAAGATCAACGTATCTTATTGAATCCGCATAAAACATATGTACATCCGTCTGGTAATAAATTTAAACTGGAAAAACATGATGCTATTTCGTTATGGCGTATAGTAAATACAGCTCCAGAAGGCGTATTCTGCCATAAACCATGTACGGTGTCTGGTGGAGGAAAGTCAGAGATTTCTAAATCTATGAAAAATGCAATTACTTATAGTAATTTCAATATTATAGATATAGACGAAGACTTTAAAAAAGCCGATGAAATTATAGAGTACGATTACTCTAAAAGATGGAGAAATTACGATCCAACGTTACCACCATCAGAACCATTTTTAAGTTCTAAAAGAACATTAGGGTCTGCTGTACGATTATTACAACCTTTAGATGTGTTTACAGACGAATACAACGAGTTTGTATCTAGCATACCTGTACACATTAGATCTTTAGTATTGTTTGTTAAACGTTTATATAGACAAGATCACGACGCCCTAAATTGGAAAGACTGTGTGTCTGTAGATATTGTAAATGGCCAAAAAGGAACAGGTTTAAAGTATATGAATAATCCTGTAGTGGGGAGTTATGTGCGAATAGGATTTAATCAGGATGGAAATTGGTTATTAAATAAATTACGATCAGATTTTTCTGCGAGTTTAAAAATTCAAATGGAAGACGATATTACAGCGTCTATTACTTTACCAAGACATAACTTTAATAACTTAAATTCACAATACACGAATAAGAGTTTAAAAGTGGCGGCTAATTGCGAATCTCATTTATTCCAAAGACCAGACGAAGCTATTATTCGTGGGTATGATAAAAATGCAGAACGAGATATTGTAGATGAAAACGTGTTTTTAACAAATTACGAGTTACTAACTAAAAAGGATGCTAAAGAAATTTATGAAGACACTATTAATTTCGATAAATATACACAGCCTGTAAAAGATTTAATAGAGGAAGTTGTAAATAGTCCTAAAGACGAAGAATACTTTGCTTTACCTTCACATACAAGAATTGTAAATGGAGAACCTACAAAAAATCCACGTTATTTAGAGCGCAATAAATTTATAAACGAAACAGAAGAAAGCTATTTAGCTGAAGTTGGTATGCGTTTATTTAGAAAAGTAGCTCCAGAAGATCCAATTGTAGATGTTGTAAATGCAGTATTACCAGGTAGACGTAACAATCCAGCCGATACTAAAGCCGGAATCCGTCCGTTGGCTGTTTATAATCCAATTCATTATCAGGAAACTCCAGAAATGTTTATGGACTTTATCTGTAGTCTTACAGGGAAATCACCGTCTACTACAGGAGCAGGCTCTGAAGGTGCTTTAACAAAAGGACCTTTTAATATGCTTACGCCTACAACAGATTTAAATAATGCATTATTATCTCATATTTTAACAGAATCTAATGCTTTTAGTACGGCTGCAGGTTATGTTGGTGGAGAAAATAAGGTAGATCATGATATTAGTATTCTAATTCCAGAAATATGGGCGCGTTTAGAGCCTCAAGACAGAGATCCTAATTTCTTAATTAAAGATGGAGCACTTGAAAAAATAGACGATTTCGAATATAATGGTAAAAAAGTACTCGCGAGTAGATTAGGGTACCGTATAACAAAACAATTCTCTTTAAGATGTTTAAACCGTATTTTCGATGAACCAAATGCTGTGTTTAACGAAAAAATGCTTAAACCAGAATTGCAAGGTATGGAAGACTATGTAGATGGAATTAATAATATTGTTGAAGCGCAACAAAAAGTAGCGTTAAGATATTTTGAAGATGGAAGTATAGAAGCAGCTATTCCGCCATTAAAAATTCTTTTACATATGATGGCTTACGGAAACTACGAAGGTAAAGAGATGAGCGATCCAGAGCTAAGAAGTTATTTTGAAAGAGACTATGTACTTAATAGTGATTGGTATAAAGAGCGATTAAAATTAAAACAACAAAAAGACATCGCGTTTTACACTAAACAAATTAATTACTTAGAAACGTTTATGTCTAATCCAAGTAATAAGCAATTGGTTGCAGAAATGGATTTAGATCATCGTTTACAAAGTGTAAAAGACTTATACAATAAAGCGAATACAGCCGAGTATTTAGAAAGCTTAGTAGGTACCATTGGTGCAGACCCATTATATTACAAATAATGCATTAAAACGCTTAACGTATAGTTTAGTATTTAAATATTTAAAGGCTTGA is a window of Formosa sediminum DNA encoding:
- a CDS encoding bifunctional 4-hydroxy-2-oxoglutarate aldolase/2-dehydro-3-deoxy-phosphogluconate aldolase, whose product is MAQFSRLEVAQAMKDTGMIPLFFHSDIELSKKVLKACYDGGARLMEFTARGDFAHEVFGELTKYAIAELPGMIMGVGSVTDGAAASLYMALGANFIVTPVLREDIAIACNRKKVLWSPGCGTLSEIARAEELGCEIVKLFPGDIYGPKFVKGIKGPQPWTSVMPTGGVSPTEENLKGWFDAGVTCVGMGSQLISKDIIANKDYAKLEQDVKNALAIVKAVRK